The nucleotide sequence ACAGTCAGACCGGATTGTGGAACTCGTCCTGTTCGATCAACCCCAGGTCGCTGGAGATAAACTGAAACCGTTGATTCAGCAGCAGATTGCTGCCTGGTATGAATCGGAGATCTGTAGTGCGTTGAAAGCGGCACGCGTTCATTATCGGGAACTGGAATTTCTGCTACGCTTGCCAGCGACTTCTGACAAAGAGTCTGCTGTGACAGTAACCGGCATGATTGATGCCGTTTATCAGACGGACGATCAGCGCTGGGTTGTCCTCGATTACAAAACCGGTGCACGCCTGGCTCAACTGGCAGATGAAGAACTGATCTCAGAGTATGAATTTCAGTTGGGAGTCTATACACTGGCGGTCGAACAGCTCATTGGCTGTCTGCCTGACTCTGTCGGCCTGGCAGTGGTCCATGATTCGGTTCGATTTGTAGAAATGAAGTTTGATACAGAGCGACTTGCTCAGATTTCAAATCGGCTTTCCCTGGCGGTTTCTCACCTCAATCAATCTCTCGTGGCGACAGAAAGTAGTTAAGCGGTTCCATGACCAGTGAGTTCCCCTCCGAGCTTGATTGTTTTAAGCAGTTGTATCAACAACCTGAAATCTTTGAAATCATTCGCGAACACTCTGGTTCGGAATTTCATCTGCAGAAACAGTTACGCAAGACTTACGCTGAAGATGCTGTTCGTGCTGCGCTCACGCTGGCAGAATTACGCAAGCGGGGGCGAGCCAAGTTTTCCCGTGCAGACCAGATGTGGTTTGATCGCAAAAGTCTGGAGCAGGCAACACCGGAACTGGTGTCACAACATAAAGCGACCCGGTTTTCCGGGATGGTATATGATTTCTGTTGTGGAATGGGCGGCGACCTGGTGGCGCTGGGGGAGTATGCGGCCGTCACCGGAGTTGATATTTCACCAGTTCTCTGCCAGTTCGCAGCCTGGAACAGTGAAGTTTATGGGGTTTCCAGTTCCGTCAATTTACTGAACCAGCGTCTGGAAGAAATACAGGATCGCCAGGGGAGACTGCACATCGATCCGGATCGACGTCCTCATTCAGGTGGGAAGGTCATTCGCATCGAAGACTATCTGCCTGGGCTGGAGACGCTGCAGGAATTGATATCACAGTTTCAAGGTGGTGCCATCAAACTCAGTCCAGCCAGTAATTTCGCCGGCAAGTTTCCCGGGACCGAGGCCGAACTGATCAGCCTGAACGGGGAGTGTAAAGAAGCGACCATCTGGTTTGGAGACCTGGCGGGCGCGCACGAATATCGGGCAACTACAATTTCCAAAGCCGGGCAGATCGACAGTATTGCCGGTCACCCCATGGATGACTTTGTTGAGATTACTGATGCGGACAACTATGTCTATGATCCAGATCCGGCAGTGGTTCGTTCTGGATTACTGGATGTCGCCGCTGCGCAGGCAGGCTTGAGTCGCCTGGATCCGGAAGAGGAATACCTGACTTCGACTGATGCCGTAGATTCACCTTTTTTCAGACGATTTCGGATTCTGGAAGAACTTTCGACCAATGACCGTGAAATCCGAAAGTATTTTCGAAACGCCAATTTTGGTCAGCTCGAAATCAAATGTCGGCGGATACCGGTTGGCATCGAGGCACTCCGTCGAAAGCTGTCACTGAAAGGGGATGAAGCCGGTGTGCTGATCATCGCCCGTCTGCAGGGCAAGTCGCGTGCTCTGGTTTGCGAACGGGAATAAGCTGCACAACCACAGCCTGTCGAATTCACTTACAAAAAAAGCGGGGTCCTGGTGTGGATCCCGCTTTTGTTTTGTGTTGGTTCAACAAAATCACTGACAGCTTATTGTGCCTGTCGGAACTGGAACTGGTCGACTGGAATTAACTGTTGTGGTGCAGCCGGAGCATTGTTAAACACGAAAGAGAATGCATAGCAGATTACCTTCCCGGATGACATTTCACCCACATACAATCCACCTTCAGCAAACTGGGCCCGTCCCTGTGCGGGCAGACTGACAGTACCGGATACAATCACATAATGTGGTTTGGCTGTCGGATCGACGCCAAAGTCAGCAGCGAGATTACGGAAATAGGCATAAGTGAATTTGCCCGTTCGTGAGTTCAGGACGGCTCCCTGCAGACGACCGGTGAGGAAGTCGAGTACAAAAACGCCTTCCGCATTCCCGCTACGAGTTGGAACAGTTGTGATCGCGAAACGATCGCCATCCCGGTCTGTGGCAACCGCGTAGGCTGGTTCGTGTGGCCAGAAGTAGGATAAACACATACCGCAGATTACCCCGACGGTCAGCCACAGAAAACGGCGATCTCCATTTTGATTTTTCACCACAAATGCCTCCCAGTGCTATATTTATTCAGAATTCAAGTGTATTGATTCACAGCCTGTCCCTTGTACAAGATGGGGAGTACAAAGTGGATCAATTGATAATGAAATGACCCGAATCGATCGTGGCTGACAAACGTATTGTAACCAAGATCCGAAATCCCTGCCAGACTTGATTTCATCGAATTTAAGGAATGTCAGGGGAGGATCAGAAGGCTGAATTTAAAGACTTATAGCCCGAAATTCCCATTGGTTGTAATTCCAATCCAGCGAAAGTATGCTGCTTTTAAGTGACTGTCCTTCGGGCAGATCAGATTCAACATGTCGCAGCTCAACTCTAACTCGTCTGTAACGCACGGGTCTGGAATGAATCAACGAGAGGAAGGAATGCAACTATGGAAACAATGAACGGTCAGCTGAATCGTAAATTGCGGATGGCACTGGTGGGTGGGGGACAAGGTTCGTTTATCGGTCGAGTCCATTCCATTGCTGCCTGTCTGGATAATCGTGCGGAACTGGTTGCCGGGGCACTTTCTTCCAATCCTGAGAAGGCGAAAGCATCTGCACCAGCCTATGATATCAAACCTGACCGCGCTTATGGTTCCATTGAAGAACTCGTTGAAAAAGAGTCAGCACTTCCTGAAGATCAGCGGATCGATTTCATCAGTATCGCGACTCCGAATTTTACCCACTTTCCCATCGCGAAAACGGCTGTCGAAGCCGGCTTCAATGTCATCTGCGATAAGCCGATGACCTTCGATCTGAAACAGGCGGAAGAGCTGAAGTCACTCGTGGAAAAATCGGGAGTTGTATTTGCGGTCAGTCATAACTATACCGGGTATCCGCTCGTGCGAATGGCTCGCGAGATGATTCTGAATGGGGAATTCGGCGAGATTCAGGCCGTCCGATCCAACTACATTCAAGGCTGGTTACGATCCCGACTGGAACAGGAAGATCAGAAACAGGCTGCGTGGCGAACCGATCCAGCAAAGTCAGGTGCAGCGGGTGCCTTCGGTGATATCGCGACCCACGCGTACAATCTGGGACGCTATATGACAGGTCTGTTGCCAGCAGAAATTTCCTGTAATTTGAAAATCTTTGCACCGGGGCGACAGTTGGATGATTATGGTCACGCTGTCATTCGTTTTCAGAACGGTGCGCTCGGAACTGTGACTGCCAGCCAGATCTCGCATGGTCGTGAAAATGATTTGTTCATCGAAGTTGATGGCACCAAGGGGGCATTATCCTGGAGACAGGAAGAGCCTAATCAGATGATTGTCCGCCGCAATGGTCAGCCACATTCGATTTATACACGCGACCCGAATGCACCGTTCATGAACGAAACGGGGGCAGCTGCCTGTCGTTTACCAGCCGGGCACCCCGAAGCGTTTTTCGAAGCATTCGCGAATATTTACCGATCTGCTTTTGATGCGATGATTAATCGAATTACCGGTCAACCTTTTGAACCGAAAAACACAATTTATCCGAATGTCTATGACGGCGTGGAAGGAATGTTTTTCATTCAACAGTCTGTTGCCAGCAGTCAGGAAAACGGGGCCTGGTTACCTTTTGAATGTGACAGTGCCCGGAGTTAATCCGGATCCAGCCTGTTAAACAGTCATTAACTGATTATTACAACGAGTATTGCTAGCAGGATGCGCGCCTGCAGGAGATTACCGTCTTCATTTCTGAAGATACGTCGTGATTTCATTTACATGTCGAAAACGAGACGCGGGAAGCTGGTGTTTCATGAAGAAAATCCCACTGCATTTTCAGATTCTAATCGCTTTAATCCTGGGAACGATTCTCGGCTTAATCTTCAACCCGGGGGAAATCTCTCTTGAAGATCAAACCTTAACGCTCACTCCGGTTGCAGGTGGCTTTGAGGTTGTTCAAAAAACAGCAGAACAGGATCCACAGGAGTATGACTTCGCAAACCGGGAACAGCTGCTAAAGCGTTTTCCGGAACTGAAAGGCCTGTTTGTTACAGGAGAACCTGAAAAAACGGTATCTGTCAAGGTGACCGGGCGTCTGATTCATATCGTGGATGCAGCCAGGAAAATCACACTCACGTATACCCGGAATGTCGATCAGAAAAAAACGGTTACCTCTATTTCCGCTGACAGCGGTGAAGAACTGGGAAAACAGTATCCTGAGTGGAAAGCAGCTTACGAAAAATATGGAACAGGAATTTCACAAACTGTAATGGGCGTCTCCAAATGGCTGGGTGATCTGTTCCTGCGCTTATTGAAGATGGTGACGATCCCACTGATTGTCACTTCCCTGATTACGGGGATTGCCAGTCTGGGAAACGCGACCCGTTTCGGAGCAATGTTCTCCCGGACGTTGCTGTATTATTTTTGTACGAGCCTGTTGGCGATCTGTACCGGTATTTTCGTGGTTAATCTGATCCGACCTGGTATTGGCGCAGAGCTGCCTGGCGGCAGTGGATCACTTTCGTCAGGCACGGAATCGGTCGGTTCTATTTTTCTGGATATGGTGGATCGACTCATACCGACCAACATTATTCATTCGCTGGGTGAGGGAGAATTTCTTTCGATCATCTCATTCAGCATGTTGACTGGCATCTTTATCATTATCGTCGGTGGCAAACACGCGAAAGTAATGACGGATTTCTTTCAGGCCGGCTTTGAAGTCATGATGCGGATGACCATGTTCGTGATCAGCCTGGCCCCCATTGGCGTGCTGGCGTTTATGGTGTATGCGGTTTCCTCCCAGGGAATTGAGATCTTTAAGACTCTGTCCTGGTACATGCTTTCCGTCTTTTTCGCTTTATTGATCCACTCGGTGGTGATTTTGCCATGTCTGCTTAAGTTTGTGGCGCGGCGGTCCCCGCTGGAATTCGCACGCGCGATGAGCCCGGCACTGATGACCGCGTTCTCGACGGCTTCTTCCAACGGTACACTACCGCTGACGATGAGTTGTGTGGAAGAGAATGCGGGTATCTCTAACGAAGTCAGTTCCTTTGTGCTGCCTCTGGGAGCCACGATTAACATGGACGGAACTGCGCTCTATGAAGCGGTGGCGGTGATGTTTATCGCTCAGGCTTATACTGGTGTGGTCATGCCTTTAGAGCAGCAGATTCTGGTAGCGGTGACCGCCTTGCTGGCCAGTATCGGAGCCGCGGGGATTCCTCATGCTGGCCTGGTGATGATGGCGATCGTACTCCAGGCGGTCGGTCTGCCTCTGGAAGCACAAGGAGTGATCATTGCCGTCGACCGAATTCTGGATATGTGCCGTACATCCGTTAACGTCTGGAGTGATTCCTGTGGATGTGCGATCATTGAACGGTATCGCTAAGATTTCGAATCTGTCCTCGGAGTTCAATCGAAGCTGACAGATTCTGCAGTTCTCACAGATTTCCAGATGAGCAATCCTTTCAACCGTTACAAACTGCCCCTTGCCTGATCTGCTGAAGACTGCCTGCCGATAGGAGATAACAGGGCAATCCGCCTTCAACACCGCTTTTTTCTTCTTCGGCGTCTTGGATCAGGTGAAATGGAACAGGTAATCACCCAGCCTCTGGAATGGATTCACAATATTTGTGATCAGTTTACGGAAATCACTGATTGGCCGTTGCGATTCACTCCTGCCAAACCAGGGGAACGAAAATCCCTGGAAGCCGAGTTGTGCCAAAGTGAAAAATACTGCTGGTATGAATCCATCGAAGATGGCAAAAGGACTCTGGGATATCTTTATCTGACTCTGCCTGACGAATCAGCAAACGATCATCTGTTTGTGACCGCGATCAAGTTTGCTGAACTGGTCGGGGGATTGATTTCTCAAATCGAAACGATGAACTCTTCTCTGGAATCGAAGACCAGGGAAGTGACGACGCTGGTGGATGTGGGGTTGTCAGCAACCAGACAGGAAGGGTTGCAGGATGCGTTACAGAAACTGCTGGAAGCAGCTTTGCAGTTAACCGGATTTCGCGCTGCCGGATTCTTTCTGTTAAATTCTGAATCAAACCAGTTGTCCCTGCGTGTACAATATGGTTTAACGGCTTTTGAGATTCCCTTTCATCGCCGAAAATTAAATGAATCCCCACCAGACCTTGAGGCGTTTGCGAAAGATGCCTTGATCATCAATCGACAGGAAAACCCTGCGTTTTCCAGCTGGTTACCCGAGGGGTGTCTGACAGGTGTCTGCGTCTCCGTCCAGTCGGAGTCCGGACCGTTTGGAACATTGTGGGCTTTTGACCGGCGTGCTCGACATTTAAAAGACCGGGATATTCATATCCTGAAATCAATTGGTGCCCAGGTCAGTACTATCTTAGAGCGTGCGGTTTTGCTGAGAGAAAGCCAGAATCAAATCCGCCTGAAAAAAGAGCTGAAGGTGATCTCGGAATCATTCCCGGCTGAACTGGCACAGGAATCTCATCGGGAACGCGATTTTCAGGCAGCAGTGCAGACGATCAGCCACCATGAAGTGGGAGGGGACTTATGCGAGTTCATCACCCTGGCACCCAACATCACCTGTTTTGCTCTGGGTGATGCTTCTGGCGACAGTATTCCTGCAGCGGTGGTGATGGCATCCGTCAGAGGTGCTTTGAGAACATTAACAGAAGGGCCGATTGAACAGGCAAAAGATACACGCTTTGTCATTGGTCGGATTAATACAGCCCTGTATCATACATCACTGCCGCATCAGTTCATGAGCATGATGTATGGAGTGATCGATACAAAAAATCGGACTTTCACTTATACCAACGCCGGTCATCCTGCACCGTTCTGGGTTCATAAAGGAAAAATCACCAGCCTGACTTCCCACGGAATGTTACTGGGAGTGACTGAGTCAAATGACTATGATTATTCAGTAATCCCGATCTGTACCAATGACATTATTGTTGGATTCAGTGACGGCATCAGCGAAGCCATGAGCAGTGAACGCAAGATGTTCCGTTCGGATGGTATTATGAAAGTCCTGGAAAACCACATCGAAGATACCGCGGAAGAAGTGATGCAGGGGATCTGGGCCAAACTGCAGAAACACCTGGAAGGTGGAAATGATGGCGATGACAGAACACTAATGGTTCTGAAATTTGCCCGCAATGCAGACTGATTTGCTGCGGTTCTTTTTTTTGATCGCATCACATTTAACTATAGCGTCTCTCAATCTATTATACTCGGTCCGAATGACCTCGGAGACGCTACAGTAAAACTGGACACAATCTAGCCCACGATCCGAAAACGGGGACGGTCTTCTGTTGAACCGCTGCGCACTTTATGCTGCCCAGACCAGTCCTGTGGTGCGTCGTCCGCAATTTCAATGCAGGAATCCGGCTTTTCCGGCGGTGTTAATTTTGGTGCAGAGCTGACGTTGATTCCAGAGTCTGCTTTCGATTTTTTCTTTCCCATCGGCTGCAGTGCCGGTTTTTGAATCCAGCGATTCATTCTCAACAGTTGCGAACGTGGTGCCGTGATCGGGAAATGGGAGCAACGATAGCTGGTCTGCAACTGGTTACTCCACATGCCGGACAGTCTGTTCCCCACCAATCCCAGGTTGAGTGATGGTTCTCCATCCTGAATAGACTGTTGTACCATTCGCGTTATCAGGGTGGTGATGACTTCCCGGGGGGCAGTATCGCGGCGGCCTACAGCAAGATAATCTGTTCCAGAGCCGTGTTGAAGACCGTAGGCACAGGCAACCAGCGAATGGTTTACAAACAGCGCATCTATTCTGGCCGTACCCGAGCGAACTGCAGGGCCGTGGATGTCATGCAGGAATGAAAGCTTTTTATTCTGCGAGAAATGACCTCCAGCGATATTCAGCTGATTTCCATCCAGGAAGTTCATCCTTTGGAATTCTGCCCAGAGGTCCCAGCGTGGGTTCCAGCCGGGGGCTGAAGGATCTTCCAGTCGCGAACGATAAAATGCAATCGGTCCCTGTTTACGGGACAGTTGATCTGCTTTAGCAATCTGCTGTTGAGTTTTATCAGTGCGCGAAGCCAGATAGTCTTCCCAGTTTGCTTCACTGGTGTTGATCAGAGGGCTTTTCTGCCAGACACTCTGATTGCTTTGAAATCCGACGGACTTGAAGGAGTTCAAGGTGCGTTGACGGTCATGACCTTCCTGGTCGATATATCTTAAATCGATCAGATCCCAGTCACGCCTGGAAGCATGAACGTGTCTCATTGCAGTGACCATGGTGGCAGCGGGATTTGAACCAATCTGTCCGTAAAATGTTCCCCAGCCATCCAGTGGGTATGTCAAAACGCGCACGGTGCCGATTTTGGTAGCCACTGGTTTCACTACCAGGGGGACAATGCCGATGATTTTGTTCCCCAGCGTCACAAACAGAATCCGTAGTTTCTGGTTGTGACCAAAGTGGTTCCAGTAATGTTCCAGCCATTCAGGAGAATGAGCAAACGTAGCTCCTTTGGTCTTTCCCAGCAGAGCACGCCAGGCCAGTCGAAAATGATCGAGGCGATCGATATCGTTGATTTCGGCAACTGTGATCATGGCTACTCCGGTTCCGGTAATGACAGGCACAATTAAGTACATCAGGAAATGCACTAAATTGCAACAATCATGCCAGTGATGAGGAAGACCAGAAGACAGCGATCCGTTTCAGAGTTATCGAAGCGAGCCCGAGAAAACTTTTGATGTAACCTGCTGGCTACCATCGGCTTTCACGTAGGCACCAACAGGACATTGGGTATTGAGCATTGTCAGCCCCGTTCCACTCTGGCAATTATGCGTTGACTTAAAGCAACACCGAATCTGCTCAGGTGGCAGAAAAGCAACATCCCTCTGCAACTGGGATTCAGCTGTTGAGTTTCTTCAATGCTTCTTCAGCCGCTTTCTGCACGCGTGGATCTTTGTCTTTCACTGCAGTTTTCAGAGCCTGTGTGATTTCTGGGGTTTTGATTCCAAATTCTCCCAGGCTGATGGCAGCTTCGACTCGAGCATCCGGGTTAGGGTGTTTTGTGAGCAGGTCCGTCAGGGCCGGAATAGCTGCTTTGGCTCTGGCGGGACTCGGATCGATTTTTGTTAAAGCCCAGAGAGTCACTGCGTTTTCCTGTTCGTTATGTAATTTGAGTTCTTTTTCCAGCAGGGGAACAGCCGACTCAGAGAGTTTGCCAAAGCGTGCCAGGGCATACGTGGCAACCACTCGCAGAACCATATCTTCAGAGTTTACATAGGGTTTGATCAGAGGAATGGCAGCAGCTGCGGGAGGACCGATTTCTGCCAGGGCCGTAATGATTTCAAAGGTGACGCGCTGGTCTTGCTCGGTCTCGAGCGCTTCTTTCAGACTGGGAACAGCAGATTTTGCCAGTGGGCCGGACAAGGCAATGGCACTGGCTGCCTCTCTGCGGAGCAGCGCGTTTTCATCGGAGAGTGCCTTGATCAGACCGGGTAACGCGGCGTTCACAGCTTCTGGGTTGGTGGGATCTTCTCTCAGGAGTGCCCAGGCACACACGAGTCGAAAGCGTTCATCATCTGAATCTGACTCAGCGTATTTTTTAATGAGTGGCAATGCTTTTTTGCTGCCTATTTTCGAAAGCGCATAAACGGCTTTATTTCTGGTTGTGCCCGTGCTGTTTTTCAGAATCTTGATCAGCTCAGGTTCTGCTTTGATTGCTTTGGGGCCAATTTCTCCCAGGCTGACGATGGCGGTCTCACGGATATCCGTATCATCTGATTTTGTCAGTTTCAGCAGTTCTGGAATGGATTCTTCCGATTCAGTACCAATTTCACCCAGAACGTGAATCGCCAGAAGTTTGAGAGAAGAGTCTTTATTTAACAGTTTAGTGACTTCAGGAACGGCTGCTTTACCAATGGATGCCAGGGCAGAGGCGCTGGTGAGAGTTAAGGCGGTTGGGCCGTCCTGCATTGCTTTTGCCAGTGCTGGTACGGCAGAAGAAGCATCAGGTCCAATCGAACCCAGTGCAGAGGCAGCATCCAGTTTGACATTCAGTTCCGAATCAGCCAGTAGTTTGATTAACTCGGGGACGGCTGATTTGGCAGCGCTGCCGAAATTTCCTAATGCAATCGCGGCATGGGCCCGCACTTCGGAGGATGAATTCTTTAACAGGGGAGTTAATGCAGGCACGACTTCATCAGGTTTGGCAGAGATGGCGCCCAATGCATTGGCAGCATGCCAGACCAGTTCGGGGTTTTCTACTTTCAATGCTTTAATCAATGTGGGGATCGCCGCTTCACCTTGAGCCCCTATGTGAGCGAAAACATCACAGATTTGCTTACATTGTTCTGTGTGATTTTCTTTGTACTCTGTTTTCAGTTGTTCCAGAAGAGGTTCGACAGCGGGAGCTCCTAATTCAGCAAGGGCAACTGCTGCACTGGAGTGTATTTCATTAATCGGAACATGCAGACTGTCAACAAGGACTTTAATAATGCGTTGCAGGTTTTCTTTATTTCCGGGATCAACGGCCCAGAGGGTGCGGGCAGCAGCGATTTTCAGATAGGAATTATTACTTTCCAGCAGTGGCAGGATTTGTTTTGCTGCCGGTTTCGAAGCAGAACCAATCCCCCGCAGTGCCTGCAATGTGTTGTATTTCAGAATGATGGAATAGCCACGTAATATTTTAGCAAGTTCCGGTACAGCAGCTGATGCAGCAGGTCCAATTTTTCCGAGAGCTATAATGGCTTCACTCCGGGCAGAGACAGAACCCGCTTTGACGACTTCAATCAATGCCGGGACGGCAGGTTTGGACAAAGGCCCTAACTCTCCCAGACGATGCGCGGCTGACGCCTGCTGTTCTTCGTTCTCGCTGGCCAGA is from Gimesia maris and encodes:
- a CDS encoding class I SAM-dependent methyltransferase encodes the protein MTSEFPSELDCFKQLYQQPEIFEIIREHSGSEFHLQKQLRKTYAEDAVRAALTLAELRKRGRAKFSRADQMWFDRKSLEQATPELVSQHKATRFSGMVYDFCCGMGGDLVALGEYAAVTGVDISPVLCQFAAWNSEVYGVSSSVNLLNQRLEEIQDRQGRLHIDPDRRPHSGGKVIRIEDYLPGLETLQELISQFQGGAIKLSPASNFAGKFPGTEAELISLNGECKEATIWFGDLAGAHEYRATTISKAGQIDSIAGHPMDDFVEITDADNYVYDPDPAVVRSGLLDVAAAQAGLSRLDPEEEYLTSTDAVDSPFFRRFRILEELSTNDREIRKYFRNANFGQLEIKCRRIPVGIEALRRKLSLKGDEAGVLIIARLQGKSRALVCERE
- a CDS encoding Gfo/Idh/MocA family protein — protein: METMNGQLNRKLRMALVGGGQGSFIGRVHSIAACLDNRAELVAGALSSNPEKAKASAPAYDIKPDRAYGSIEELVEKESALPEDQRIDFISIATPNFTHFPIAKTAVEAGFNVICDKPMTFDLKQAEELKSLVEKSGVVFAVSHNYTGYPLVRMAREMILNGEFGEIQAVRSNYIQGWLRSRLEQEDQKQAAWRTDPAKSGAAGAFGDIATHAYNLGRYMTGLLPAEISCNLKIFAPGRQLDDYGHAVIRFQNGALGTVTASQISHGRENDLFIEVDGTKGALSWRQEEPNQMIVRRNGQPHSIYTRDPNAPFMNETGAAACRLPAGHPEAFFEAFANIYRSAFDAMINRITGQPFEPKNTIYPNVYDGVEGMFFIQQSVASSQENGAWLPFECDSARS
- a CDS encoding dicarboxylate/amino acid:cation symporter; this translates as MKKIPLHFQILIALILGTILGLIFNPGEISLEDQTLTLTPVAGGFEVVQKTAEQDPQEYDFANREQLLKRFPELKGLFVTGEPEKTVSVKVTGRLIHIVDAARKITLTYTRNVDQKKTVTSISADSGEELGKQYPEWKAAYEKYGTGISQTVMGVSKWLGDLFLRLLKMVTIPLIVTSLITGIASLGNATRFGAMFSRTLLYYFCTSLLAICTGIFVVNLIRPGIGAELPGGSGSLSSGTESVGSIFLDMVDRLIPTNIIHSLGEGEFLSIISFSMLTGIFIIIVGGKHAKVMTDFFQAGFEVMMRMTMFVISLAPIGVLAFMVYAVSSQGIEIFKTLSWYMLSVFFALLIHSVVILPCLLKFVARRSPLEFARAMSPALMTAFSTASSNGTLPLTMSCVEENAGISNEVSSFVLPLGATINMDGTALYEAVAVMFIAQAYTGVVMPLEQQILVAVTALLASIGAAGIPHAGLVMMAIVLQAVGLPLEAQGVIIAVDRILDMCRTSVNVWSDSCGCAIIERYR
- a CDS encoding PP2C family protein-serine/threonine phosphatase; amino-acid sequence: MEQVITQPLEWIHNICDQFTEITDWPLRFTPAKPGERKSLEAELCQSEKYCWYESIEDGKRTLGYLYLTLPDESANDHLFVTAIKFAELVGGLISQIETMNSSLESKTREVTTLVDVGLSATRQEGLQDALQKLLEAALQLTGFRAAGFFLLNSESNQLSLRVQYGLTAFEIPFHRRKLNESPPDLEAFAKDALIINRQENPAFSSWLPEGCLTGVCVSVQSESGPFGTLWAFDRRARHLKDRDIHILKSIGAQVSTILERAVLLRESQNQIRLKKELKVISESFPAELAQESHRERDFQAAVQTISHHEVGGDLCEFITLAPNITCFALGDASGDSIPAAVVMASVRGALRTLTEGPIEQAKDTRFVIGRINTALYHTSLPHQFMSMMYGVIDTKNRTFTYTNAGHPAPFWVHKGKITSLTSHGMLLGVTESNDYDYSVIPICTNDIIVGFSDGISEAMSSERKMFRSDGIMKVLENHIEDTAEEVMQGIWAKLQKHLEGGNDGDDRTLMVLKFARNAD
- a CDS encoding GNAT family N-acetyltransferase, which produces MITVAEINDIDRLDHFRLAWRALLGKTKGATFAHSPEWLEHYWNHFGHNQKLRILFVTLGNKIIGIVPLVVKPVATKIGTVRVLTYPLDGWGTFYGQIGSNPAATMVTAMRHVHASRRDWDLIDLRYIDQEGHDRQRTLNSFKSVGFQSNQSVWQKSPLINTSEANWEDYLASRTDKTQQQIAKADQLSRKQGPIAFYRSRLEDPSAPGWNPRWDLWAEFQRMNFLDGNQLNIAGGHFSQNKKLSFLHDIHGPAVRSGTARIDALFVNHSLVACAYGLQHGSGTDYLAVGRRDTAPREVITTLITRMVQQSIQDGEPSLNLGLVGNRLSGMWSNQLQTSYRCSHFPITAPRSQLLRMNRWIQKPALQPMGKKKSKADSGINVSSAPKLTPPEKPDSCIEIADDAPQDWSGQHKVRSGSTEDRPRFRIVG
- a CDS encoding HEAT repeat domain-containing protein, producing the protein MRQLLTTVLFLGVSLFTSGIVSAQAPDLAPLIKDLASENEEQQASAAHRLGELGPLSKPAVPALIEVVKAGSVSARSEAIIALGKIGPAASAAVPELAKILRGYSIILKYNTLQALRGIGSASKPAAKQILPLLESNNSYLKIAAARTLWAVDPGNKENLQRIIKVLVDSLHVPINEIHSSAAVALAELGAPAVEPLLEQLKTEYKENHTEQCKQICDVFAHIGAQGEAAIPTLIKALKVENPELVWHAANALGAISAKPDEVVPALTPLLKNSSSEVRAHAAIALGNFGSAAKSAVPELIKLLADSELNVKLDAASALGSIGPDASSAVPALAKAMQDGPTALTLTSASALASIGKAAVPEVTKLLNKDSSLKLLAIHVLGEIGTESEESIPELLKLTKSDDTDIRETAIVSLGEIGPKAIKAEPELIKILKNSTGTTRNKAVYALSKIGSKKALPLIKKYAESDSDDERFRLVCAWALLREDPTNPEAVNAALPGLIKALSDENALLRREAASAIALSGPLAKSAVPSLKEALETEQDQRVTFEIITALAEIGPPAAAAIPLIKPYVNSEDMVLRVVATYALARFGKLSESAVPLLEKELKLHNEQENAVTLWALTKIDPSPARAKAAIPALTDLLTKHPNPDARVEAAISLGEFGIKTPEITQALKTAVKDKDPRVQKAAEEALKKLNS